The following proteins are encoded in a genomic region of Cryptomeria japonica chromosome 11, Sugi_1.0, whole genome shotgun sequence:
- the LOC131860024 gene encoding mutanase Pc12g07500-like: MASPSPWFFKECDVKGNYQGPGLWITRWEQLIKLSPPLLEIVTWNDWVESSYVAPSLSSSTDAASVADFTHRAFLELGQYYISWYKSGSAPAITHDSIYLFYYTHSKSVVVSGTSCQVSDFSALSDKVYVTAMLTAPAKVQLQSGNSNQTFNPQAGVSTWSMDFQEGQQTAVLSRDDKELSKLVGSKSINNSIVQKFNFNVYSTCTTCT; encoded by the coding sequence ATGGCGAGCCCTAGCCCCTGGTTCTTCAAGGAGTGTGACGTGAAGGGCAATTACCAGGGTCCAGGGCTCTGGATTACAAGGTGGGAACAGCTCATAAAGCTTAGCCCTCCTCTCTTAGAGATCGTGACGTGGAATGACTGGGTGGAGAGCTCCTACGTGGCGCCATCGCTCAGCTCCAGCACAGACGCTGCGAGCGTGGCGGATTTCACTCACCGTGCGTTCTTAGAGCTGGGGCAGTACTACATCAGCTGGTATAAATCTGGTAGCGCTCCAGCAATCACCCACGATTCGATCTACTTGTTTTATTACACACACAGTAAATCAGTTGTGGTGTCGGGTACCTCGTGCCAGGTGTCTGATTTCAGTGCGCTGAGTGATAAAGTGTACGTGACGGCCATGCTGACTGCGCCTGCCAAAGTGCAATTGCAGTCTGGAAATTCCAATCAGACGTTTAATCCTCAGGCGGGGGTATCTACGTGGAGCATGGATTTCCAGGAAGGGCAGCAGACCGCAGTCCTGAGTCGTGATGATAAGGAGCTTAGTAAACTGGTTGGAAGTAAGAGTATCAATAATTCTATTGTGCagaaatttaattttaatgtttattcCACTTGCACTACCTGTACTTAA